The region CAGGGCGCAAATGGGTAGCTTGCTCTGTTCGATAAAAGGCGGTGGTATGCTTCTGATAAGCGGAGCTGGACCATCGCCAATACGCCGTGGATGCAGAAATCATCCACGGGACCATCCAACCCAGGCACGGTAACATTCTCTGACGGTGCCATGACAGTTGGCATCAGAAGACGTCTGCCGCTGCGGACAAGCTGTATCCATCGCATTGAACCATTTGCCCGGAAGAGGCCTTCATTGCAGGGTAAAATGAGTTGGATCGAATCGGGAACGATAATAGGGCTAGTTgacaagaaagaagaataccAAGAGTCCAACAATAGGAGGCCAGTGATTAGCCTAGAAAGTCAGCATTTAATCAGACACGCGGATTAGAAAAACGTACCGTTTTACCGATTCAACCTTGCTCCAAGTCTTCCACCTAATGTCAATATCGGGAACCGTTTCAAAGAGAGTTATATCGAGGATTTGGCCTTCCGTAGCGGAGAAGAGTCCATGTCGTTGCGCAATCTATCGTTCGTTAGCGGTGCAAAGAGTGGTCAGAGAATTATACCTACCGACATGAGGTTGACATATAGCATCTGCGACTTTTCGAGATGCTCCTTTTCCTGTTTCCATTAGCAGATATCATCTAACTGGAATAATTAAACTTACCCCAGTCATAGCGGCCAGATtaaggaagagaaaggctgCTGCAAAAGTGTTCATGGTGCCCATAGTATTCTCAACGCCAACAGAGCATCTAGCCAGGTCTGCAGTGATTTTATCCAGAACAAACTGCCAATTGTCAGCGATTGCCAATTAATAAAGGAAACGGGCTTACGGAGAAATTTTTGGAAACAAACGTCGTTGTCCCTTTTGTACCCAACATGATCATCCCAATAAGACACATTACATATAAAACCGGAAGACGGGTATTCTTTGCAGAAAACGTCGGAACATGAACAAACGGAACAAGAGGGTGGAAGTTGCGAAAGTACAAGTCAAGCGCCATGTCCAGGATCTCTGCCGGGGGGAAACTAGGCCGCCCCCCAAATGCTGGATTGGATGTGGGCGACACCGCGTTATTTGGCGATTGTAACTGACCGCTGGCAAGCCTGATATTGCTGAAAGCAGCTTGCAGCTGGTGGCGGCATTCCTCGTCTAGGCCGTATCGCGACCCGGGAAGCAGCCCAGACGGGCTACTGAACGAGTGAGAAGAATGCATCGAGAAGATATTGTCAACGTCGCTACAGGCAACATCCCGCCATAGACTGTTCATGAGACGCCCGGTGGTGTTCGCCGGAGCCAGCCAATACCGCTGGACTCTTGCAAACCGCTCATTCGGAATATCGCCGGTAGACTTGCCGCTGAGGTCGTCAGGTTGAGGCCTGGCCTGCTGCTCCGGGGTGATGGCAACGTTGTCTCCTATTAAACTGAAGTTGGCGTCGCCTATCATATCAAGTGACCCATGATGCGATCCCGTATCTCCGCGCGGTTCCAACCAGAACTGCAGCATGTCGTTCGGCACTGCATCAAACATTGGCGTTCGGTATGTCTGTTGGTCTGTCGTAGCATGGGCCATACCCGTGGGCGCTGACGGTGCGGCCATCTCATTCCAACCAAAGTACGCCGGCTGTTCTTCAACCATCATGGAGCCGACATCCGGCTCGGTCCGGCCATGGTGTGCGGAGATATCTGCGAGGAAGTCCAACGACGAAGGCGGGATGTTCGAAGGGCCGGAAAGCGAAATATCACGCGGCGCGACAGGGAGGTTATGCGGCGACTGCGTAtcggcagcagcatccaTTGGAAGGAAGCGGGAAGGGTCAATGGATGCGGGCGTCGGCTGGGAATTGGCGGAGGGTTGGGCGATTGATGGAGCGCGCGGCTGGCTCTGTGTTGAATTGCCGTTGGCCGCGGTGCCATTTGTATTGTGGCCTTTTGCGTGGCGGCTCAGGACATCGCTATCAGGATTAGCAACGGACTTTGCGCAGTTCATGCAAGTGGAGGTACCCACCTGCGGGAAAATCGCTTGTGGCAGACGCTACACTCGTAAGGTTTTTCCTTGGTGTCTGAAGGTATCCGTTAGCAATGCGCGGTTCAGTAGGGTCGCAGAACTCACGCGACCGTTCATGGCGCTTGAAGTGCTCCGTCTTCTTGAAGCGGCGGTCACAAATATTGCACTTTCGGATGACCATGATGGACTCGCGGGACGCCGAGGAAGGGGTAAGAAGTGATTGGGCCTAGGGCGATGGATGCATATCGCGGTGCGAGTAACCGGGGGACATCTGGCGACAGCACAGGCTCGAGGGTAGATATCGGCAGGTGACGGACTGGAGCAAACGGTGAAGCCGAAAAGAGCAGCGGGAGAAGTTGACGGAGACTGAGACTGCGAGTTGAGCTGGTGAGGGGAAAGCGCCAGTACCGTACGGGACCGGCAACGCACGGGGAATGCCAGCCAAATGGCAGGGCTTGGCTGGTGATCCCGGTATCGCACCGTATGCCCGGGGAGGAACTAAAAAACCGGGGTAATAATAAGCTGGGCCAATCACAGCACTGCAATTATGGGCCTGGATTAACTCGCAGCATATCCATGGACAGCGGCGCTGGCTTGGTCATCATTATTAAGGGCACTAATACGAGGCCTCATTGAAATTGGGTGTGAAATTGGAGTCCCAACAATTGGTCTGCGGTCCACGTGATCACGGTGCACGGATTCCACTCTACACCGGTGGAGTACCGGCATTTCTCGTCTGTCAACTCCCGATTGTCCGCTTCCTTCATCGATACCAGGGTATGGTTGGTGTATTCAAGTATTGTTACTAAGCTATTCCGCTGTTCTTGCTGTCTGGCAGGACACCAATGATGATGTAAAGGGTGACGATGTGAAGAGTCGAGTTTAAACGCTATATATGAACAAGAGTAGCACTAgatatagtactatatatatttagaagCTAACAACAAC is a window of Aspergillus puulaauensis MK2 DNA, chromosome 4, nearly complete sequence DNA encoding:
- a CDS encoding FTFMHR domain-containing protein (COG:K;~EggNog:ENOG410PUAT;~InterPro:IPR036236,IPR007219,IPR013087;~PFAM:PF04082,PF00096,PF12874;~TransMembrane:2 (o392-413i734-754o);~go_function: GO:0003677 - DNA binding [Evidence IEA];~go_function: GO:0008270 - zinc ion binding [Evidence IEA];~go_process: GO:0006351 - transcription, DNA-templated [Evidence IEA]) produces the protein MVIRKCNICDRRFKKTEHFKRHERSHTKEKPYECSVCHKRFSRSDVLSRHAKGHNTNGTAANGNSTQSQPRAPSIAQPSANSQPTPASIDPSRFLPMDAAADTQSPHNLPVAPRDISLSGPSNIPPSSLDFLADISAHHGRTEPDVGSMMVEEQPAYFGWNEMAAPSAPTGMAHATTDQQTYRTPMFDAVPNDMLQFWLEPRGDTGSHHGSLDMIGDANFSLIGDNVAITPEQQARPQPDDLSGKSTGDIPNERFARVQRYWLAPANTTGRLMNSLWRDVACSDVDNIFSMHSSHSFSSPSGLLPGSRYGLDEECRHQLQAAFSNIRLASGQLQSPNNAVSPTSNPAFGGRPSFPPAEILDMALDLYFRNFHPLVPFVHVPTFSAKNTRLPVLYVMCLIGMIMLGTKGTTTFVSKNFSFVLDKITADLARCSVGVENTMGTMNTFAAAFLFLNLAAMTGEKEHLEKSQMLYVNLMSIAQRHGLFSATEGQILDITLFETVPDIDIRWKTWSKVESVKRLITGLLLLDSWYSSFLSTSPIIVPDSIQLILPCNEGLFRANGSMRWIQLVRSGRRLLMPTVMAPSENVTVPGLDGPVDDFCIHGVLAMVQLRLSEAYHRLLSNRASYPFAPCHTYAMDGRARCLPSLQLQIANKYGEVLERLNPNAAIMWHNICMTLTADTQIFDLAAGRAGAGPARKSLDDIAAWSQTPAARRACLHAAHIYKAMTNRKASDHTMFHSVFSLFSAALVLGLYIFMVPNPSEVQVGGTSIELLDDIDWERVGTEGFTSFMEPRGSQSFTPSDDPAVNFIRNGGTVYFRGVPFQGGYQSARRILLDYAGLLKDAGKWSVRKFSYVLHIMSDVLMEVE